A region from the Colwellia sp. PAMC 21821 genome encodes:
- the fabZ gene encoding 3-hydroxyacyl-ACP dehydratase FabZ: MELQNNIIDVEEIKTLIPHRYPFLLVDRVLDYTPGKSIHAIKNVTVNEPAFMGHFPGYSIFPGVLILEALAQASGILGFKSVADKTEGELFLFASIDKAKFKKPVHPGDTMHLHLELIKERRGMWKFYGEARVDGKVVCSADLMCARKAL, translated from the coding sequence TTGGAATTGCAAAATAATATTATCGATGTCGAAGAAATTAAAACATTAATACCACACCGTTACCCGTTTTTATTAGTTGATCGTGTACTAGATTATACGCCTGGAAAATCAATCCATGCGATTAAAAATGTCACGGTTAATGAGCCCGCATTCATGGGGCATTTTCCAGGCTATTCAATTTTTCCAGGTGTACTTATTCTTGAAGCGCTAGCTCAGGCTAGTGGTATTCTCGGCTTTAAATCTGTTGCCGATAAAACCGAAGGTGAGTTGTTTTTGTTTGCCTCAATTGATAAAGCCAAATTTAAAAAGCCGGTTCATCCTGGCGATACTATGCATTTGCATTTAGAGTTGATAAAAGAACGTCGTGGCATGTGGAAGTTTTATGGTGAAGCGCGAGTAGACGGCAAAGTAGTCTGCTCTGCAGATTTAATGTGTGCAAGAAAGGCATTGTAA